Proteins encoded by one window of Burkholderia plantarii:
- the ligA gene encoding NAD-dependent DNA ligase LigA, whose translation MARTTPAEPPASQPSERAAWLRQELERANHAYYVLDQPDLLDAEYDRLFRELQQIEAEHPDFITPDSPTQRVGGEAADGFTPVLHDAPMLSLNNGFSDEDIAAFDKRVADALDKPVDLAGTVEPVEYACELKFDGLAISLRYVHGKFTQAATRGDGTTGEDVTENVRTIKSIPLTLKGKNPPALLDVRGEVLMYKRDFARLNERQRAAEQREFANPRNAAAGSLRQLDSKVTAQRPLSFFAYGIGVLDGAPMPDTHSGLLDWYESLGLPVNRERAVVQGAEGLLEFFRKVGEKRDALPYDIDGVVYKVNRRAEQDRLGFVSRAPRFALAHKFPAQEAHTTLVAIEVQVGRTGAITPVARLDPVFVGGATVTNATLHNEDEVLRKDIRIGDTVIVRRAGDVIPEVVGRDGPHAMQVRVRFRGVRPVSRRNRQRAAGKPMTWKPRLLKSGDRSGIRLRQGCLRPSLFELVEQEPFRMPTECPVCGSKIERLPDEAIARCTGGLFCPAQRKQALWHFAQRRALDIDGLGEKIIDQLVEQNLVRTPADLFHLGFATLAALDRFADKSAQNLLDSLEKARHTTLARFIYALGIRHVGESTAKDLARHFGSLQPIMDASIEALLEVNDVGPVVAESLHQFFAEEHNLTVIAELREKVDWPEGPPAPREPQGVLAGKTVVLTGTLPTLSRDDAKALLEAAGAKVTGSVSKKTDYVVAGAEAGSKLAKAEELGIPVLDEDGMHQLLKGESPS comes from the coding sequence ATGGCCCGAACCACCCCAGCCGAACCTCCCGCCAGCCAGCCGTCCGAACGCGCGGCGTGGCTGCGCCAGGAACTCGAGCGCGCGAACCACGCGTATTACGTGCTCGACCAGCCCGACCTGCTCGATGCCGAGTACGACCGGCTGTTCCGCGAACTGCAGCAGATCGAGGCCGAGCATCCCGACTTCATCACGCCCGATTCGCCGACCCAGCGCGTCGGCGGCGAGGCCGCCGACGGTTTCACGCCGGTGCTGCACGACGCACCGATGCTGTCGCTCAACAACGGCTTCTCCGACGAGGACATCGCCGCGTTCGACAAGCGCGTGGCCGACGCGCTCGACAAGCCGGTCGATCTCGCCGGCACCGTCGAGCCGGTCGAATATGCCTGCGAGCTGAAGTTCGACGGGCTCGCGATCTCGCTGCGCTACGTGCATGGCAAGTTCACGCAGGCCGCCACGCGCGGTGACGGCACCACCGGCGAGGACGTGACCGAGAACGTCCGCACCATCAAGTCGATCCCGCTCACGCTGAAGGGGAAAAACCCGCCCGCGCTGCTCGACGTGCGCGGCGAGGTGCTGATGTACAAGCGCGATTTCGCGCGCCTCAACGAGCGCCAGCGCGCGGCCGAGCAGCGCGAGTTCGCCAATCCGCGCAACGCGGCGGCCGGCAGCCTGCGCCAGCTCGATTCGAAGGTCACCGCGCAGCGCCCGTTGTCGTTCTTCGCCTACGGCATCGGCGTACTCGACGGCGCGCCGATGCCCGACACGCACAGCGGCCTGCTCGACTGGTACGAATCGCTCGGCCTGCCGGTCAATCGCGAGCGCGCCGTGGTGCAGGGTGCCGAGGGGCTGCTCGAATTCTTCCGGAAGGTCGGCGAAAAGCGCGATGCGCTGCCGTATGACATCGACGGCGTGGTCTACAAGGTCAACCGGCGCGCCGAGCAGGACCGGCTCGGCTTCGTCTCGCGCGCGCCGCGCTTCGCGCTCGCGCACAAGTTCCCGGCCCAGGAGGCGCACACGACGCTCGTCGCGATCGAGGTGCAGGTGGGCCGCACCGGCGCGATCACGCCGGTCGCGCGGCTCGACCCGGTGTTCGTGGGTGGCGCGACCGTCACCAACGCGACGCTGCACAACGAGGATGAAGTGCTGCGCAAGGACATCCGGATCGGCGACACGGTGATCGTGCGACGCGCCGGCGACGTGATCCCCGAGGTGGTCGGCCGCGACGGCCCGCATGCGATGCAGGTGCGCGTGCGCTTTCGCGGGGTGCGGCCGGTTTCGCGACGCAACCGGCAGCGCGCGGCAGGCAAGCCGATGACGTGGAAGCCGCGCCTGCTGAAATCGGGAGACCGCAGCGGCATCCGCCTGCGGCAGGGCTGCCTGCGGCCGAGCCTGTTCGAGCTCGTCGAGCAGGAACCGTTCAGGATGCCGACCGAATGCCCGGTCTGCGGCTCGAAGATCGAGCGGCTGCCCGACGAGGCGATCGCGCGCTGTACGGGCGGCCTGTTCTGCCCCGCGCAGCGCAAGCAGGCGCTCTGGCATTTCGCGCAGCGCCGCGCGCTCGACATCGACGGGCTCGGCGAGAAGATCATCGACCAGCTGGTCGAGCAGAACCTCGTGCGCACGCCGGCCGACCTGTTCCATCTCGGCTTCGCGACGCTCGCCGCGCTCGACCGCTTCGCCGACAAGTCCGCGCAGAACCTGCTTGATTCGCTGGAAAAGGCGCGCCACACCACGCTCGCGCGCTTCATCTACGCGCTCGGCATCCGCCACGTCGGCGAATCGACCGCGAAGGATCTGGCCAGGCACTTCGGCTCGCTGCAGCCGATCATGGACGCCTCGATCGAGGCACTGCTCGAAGTCAACGACGTCGGCCCCGTGGTGGCCGAATCGCTGCACCAGTTCTTCGCCGAGGAACACAATCTGACCGTGATCGCGGAGTTGCGCGAGAAGGTGGACTGGCCCGAGGGACCGCCCGCGCCGCGCGAGCCGCAGGGCGTGCTGGCCGGCAAGACCGTGGTGCTGACGGGCACGCTGCCCACGCTCTCGCGCGACGACGCGAAGGCGCTGCTCGAGGCGGCCGGCGCGAAGGTGACGGGCTCGGTCTCGAAGAAGACCGATTACGTGGTGGCCGGCGCCGAGGCGGGCAGCAAGCTCGCGAAGGCCGAAGAACTCGGCATCCCGGTGCTCGACGAGGACGGGATGCATCAACTGCTGAAGGGGGAATCACCGTCATGA